Within Micromonospora parathelypteridis, the genomic segment GTGTCGCAATCAGCAGATTCGGATGCGGACCGTGACGATGCATTGACGGATTACAATAATGTAACGGATGTAAAGCACGCCTCCGCACCAGCAGGCGTCACCCGGCGCGCGCAGACCGTTCGGGTCGGCCGACCCAGCCGAACATCCCGACGACCGAGGAGCCGGTCGATCCCGACAGGTCCCCGAATGCCCTACTGTTTCGGCGTGAATCTGAACGACGTGCGGCGCGACTGGACCAAGCTCGGCACCGAGGATCCACTCTGGGCCGTCCTCGTCCAACCCGGCAAGCGTGGCGGGCGGTGGGACGTCGAGGAGTTCCTGGCCACCGGCCGCACCGATGTCGAAGAGACCAGCGGGCAGCTCCGCCGCCTGGGCCTGCCCACTCGCTGGGAACGGGTGCTGGATTTCGGCTGCGGCGCCGGGCGACTGTCGCAGGCGCTCGCTCCGCACGCTGACGAAGTCGTCGGCGTGGACATCGCTCCGCCCATGCTGGAGACCGCCCGACAGCTCGACCGGAGCGCCGGGAACATCCGGTTCGTCCTCAACGACGCACCAGACCTGAGCCAGTTCCCCGACGGTCACTTCGACCTGGTCTACAGCACCCTGGTGCTGCAGCATCTGCCGCGCCCCGCCATCGACAACTACCTGGCCGAGTTCCTGCGCGTCCTGCGTCCCGGCGGCATTGCCGTTGTGGGGCTACCGACGGAGTTGGCGCGTACGGCAAAGGGTTTCATCTGGCAGGTGGTGCCCTTCCGGCTGATCAGCTGGGCACAGCGTCACCTGCTCAAATATCCGGCGCCGATGAAGATGACCGTCGTGCCGCATGCCGACATGGTTGAGCTGATGGACGCGCACGGCGGGGACATCGTCGGGCAGTGGCGCGACCTGCCGTACAGCGAAGATTGGGTCTGCACGCGGTACGCGGTACGCCGCGCCTAGCCGTCCGACCGCACCCGGCGCGACCTCGAACATGACCGGGCCGGCCGACCCGAGGGCCGGCCGGCCCGGTCAGGTCGGCGTGCGGTGGTGAGGCGATGTGGCGGTGTTACGGCTCGCTGCGCTCCACAGCGTGGCGCCCTCCGGCCGGCACCGTGGGCTCGTCGACCGGCTCCGAGGACGCCTGCGACGGCAGGTCGGTCGTCGGCTGGTCGCCGGTTTCCACCAGTGCCGCTTCGGGCCCGCGGCGAGCTGCGCGGATGACGAGGTACAGACCCAGCAGCACCAGGGCGAGGCCGAGGAGCCCGAGGACGATCGGCACCACCGTGGTCAGCAGGTTGATCTGATCACGCGCGTCCTTGGCAGCCTTGGCCTGCTGCTTCTGGGTGTCCTCGGTGAAGGCGAGGTCGGCGTCGATGATCTTGAGCTTGTCCGGGCCGGTCCCGTCGCGGAGGGTCTGCAGCTGCTTCTCCTGGCCCTTGACGATCACGCCACTGTCGGGCTCCACCCACAGCGTGCGGGTGTTGGCGTAGTAACGGCCGGCGTTGACAGCCGGCTCGCTCGAACCCAGCAGGCTGCCGGGGACCTTGATCTCGCTGATCTTGATCGGCTCGACCGTCATCTCGAACTTGTAGACGGTCAGCCCCTGCAACTTCTCGGTGCTCACGTACTTGGCGGGGTACGCCTTCCGAGCGGTGTTGTCGAAGTACTGATAGGTCTTCTTCTCCGTGCCGAACGGGAAGGTGTACGTCAGGCCCTCATGCTTGAAGGCCGCGCCGTTGATGTCCTCGGCACAGCAGGCGACAGCCATCGCCGTCCGCCGGTCCAGGGCCACCCGGTCCGTACTGACCGTGATCTCCTTCTTGCTGGCATCGTCGATCACCCGGACACCGACGTTGAAGACCGCCCGGTCGGCGTTGCCGTCCTTGACATCACCCCGGACGGCACGATGGGCGGTCAGGTTGACCGCGGTTCGCTCCGACAGTGTGCCGAAATCGAGGACGGTCGCGTTCTGGGCCTTCGAGATCGTCACCGAACTCTGGTCCAGGGGCACCTTGACGAGAGCGGGCGCGACGGCCAGCGGCGTCGCCACGGCCCCGACGATCAGGAACGCGCCCGCCGCCACCAAGATGGCACCCGACGTAGGTCGCATGTAACTCCTCCCCTTGTAATGGTCGACTAGTCGGCTGACAGTACATGACGGGACCGTTTTCGGATATGGTCCGACGCGGCCTCCTGAGCCGTACCGACCACGGTCGGATGCGGCCGTCCGGCTGCCACAACAAATGGGATGTCGAGGACCTGTGAGCCGACCTGTCAAAGCAACCCCGATCAACGGGGAGCGTCATCGTTCCGAGCCGAATACCGGCCGTACTGATGGCTGGTTACCCGCTCTGGAAGGCCTTCGGGCCGTGGCGGTACTCGGGGTGCTCGTCCACCATGTGTCCTTTCTCAGCGGGCTGACCAACTCGTACGGCCGCTTCGGAGATGTGCTGGCCAGGCTGGATGTGGGCATCGCGATCTTCTTCGCGCTGTCCGCCTTCCTGCTCTACCGGCCATTCGCGCGTGCCGCTATTCATTCGCAGCCACAGCCGCCGGTTCGGGCATACCTCTGGCACCGCGCAGTGCGCATCTTGCCCGGGTACTGGGCAATGGCGGTTGTCGCACTGACGTGGCTCAACATCGATTACCTCAGGTCACTGTGGGACTGGGCAATCCCCCTCCTGTTGGTGCACATTTATCAGCCATTGCGGCTGC encodes:
- a CDS encoding class I SAM-dependent methyltransferase yields the protein MNLNDVRRDWTKLGTEDPLWAVLVQPGKRGGRWDVEEFLATGRTDVEETSGQLRRLGLPTRWERVLDFGCGAGRLSQALAPHADEVVGVDIAPPMLETARQLDRSAGNIRFVLNDAPDLSQFPDGHFDLVYSTLVLQHLPRPAIDNYLAEFLRVLRPGGIAVVGLPTELARTAKGFIWQVVPFRLISWAQRHLLKYPAPMKMTVVPHADMVELMDAHGGDIVGQWRDLPYSEDWVCTRYAVRRA
- a CDS encoding DUF3068 domain-containing protein; this translates as MRPTSGAILVAAGAFLIVGAVATPLAVAPALVKVPLDQSSVTISKAQNATVLDFGTLSERTAVNLTAHRAVRGDVKDGNADRAVFNVGVRVIDDASKKEITVSTDRVALDRRTAMAVACCAEDINGAAFKHEGLTYTFPFGTEKKTYQYFDNTARKAYPAKYVSTEKLQGLTVYKFEMTVEPIKISEIKVPGSLLGSSEPAVNAGRYYANTRTLWVEPDSGVIVKGQEKQLQTLRDGTGPDKLKIIDADLAFTEDTQKQQAKAAKDARDQINLLTTVVPIVLGLLGLALVLLGLYLVIRAARRGPEAALVETGDQPTTDLPSQASSEPVDEPTVPAGGRHAVERSEP